One window of the Shewanella cyperi genome contains the following:
- a CDS encoding TlpA family protein disulfide reductase, translated as MKKWIYLSLATAIFVAIFGAWQLGFFAKNFDDIKGKTIQSVALQDLYGNSKSFNELENSETVIYFFASWCAPCFKTLKQLQTLNNKSQFKINLLAVALDKDIDGVKNMIRRANYSGDVWLVKEGTTALQQKWFGNEKRAVPYVIKLNQETEILESSYTIKSDEDWLSVLVNGSSLNARDGL; from the coding sequence ATGAAAAAATGGATTTATTTATCACTCGCAACAGCAATTTTCGTTGCAATATTCGGCGCATGGCAATTAGGTTTCTTCGCAAAAAACTTCGATGACATTAAAGGGAAAACCATTCAAAGCGTTGCACTTCAAGACTTATATGGAAACTCCAAGTCATTTAACGAATTAGAAAATAGCGAAACCGTCATTTATTTTTTTGCATCTTGGTGTGCGCCCTGCTTTAAAACGCTAAAGCAACTGCAAACACTTAATAACAAAAGCCAATTTAAAATTAATCTACTCGCAGTAGCCTTGGACAAAGATATAGATGGTGTCAAAAACATGATCCGTCGCGCTAACTACTCAGGTGATGTTTGGCTAGTTAAAGAAGGCACAACGGCTTTACAACAAAAATGGTTCGGTAACGAAAAGCGGGCTGTACCCTATGTAATAAAACTAAATCAAGAAACAGAAATTTTAGAAAGCTCTTACACTATTAAAAGTGACGAGGATTGGCTTTCGGTGTTAGTAAACGGTAGTAGCTTAAATGCGCGAGATGGCTTATAA
- a CDS encoding DUF3012 domain-containing protein encodes MLSKTYFKLLAAVAMVAALGACTPEVGSEAWCKMMKEKPKGDWTANEASDYAKHCVFK; translated from the coding sequence ATGCTGAGTAAAACTTATTTCAAGCTGCTGGCCGCCGTGGCCATGGTGGCAGCCCTGGGCGCCTGTACCCCTGAAGTGGGCAGCGAAGCCTGGTGCAAGATGATGAAAGAAAAGCCAAAAGGTGACTGGACCGCCAACGAGGCGTCCGATTACGCCAAGCACTGCGTGTTCAAGTAA
- a CDS encoding SpoIIAA family protein yields the protein MLCQIPDIAKGVISLFASGRLSAQDYRTRLQPAIKSYRENWGQVCLYIEADVLLEGWEQLSLSGPGEVQLPPFDALVFVGGPDWVGNAVRLLGPFVSGEVAWFPLEQKPRAVEWIIKRSAVRG from the coding sequence ATGTTATGCCAGATCCCGGATATTGCTAAGGGTGTTATCAGTCTTTTTGCCAGCGGTCGCCTGTCGGCCCAGGATTATCGCACCCGATTGCAGCCCGCCATTAAGAGTTACCGGGAAAACTGGGGCCAGGTGTGTCTCTATATCGAGGCCGATGTGTTGCTGGAAGGTTGGGAGCAATTGTCGCTTTCCGGCCCCGGTGAGGTACAATTACCGCCGTTCGATGCCCTGGTGTTTGTCGGTGGTCCGGATTGGGTCGGCAATGCCGTGCGTTTGCTGGGCCCGTTCGTCAGCGGTGAAGTCGCCTGGTTTCCGCTGGAGCAAAAGCCCAGGGCAGTGGAATGGATTATCAAGCGCTCGGCCGTGCGTGGCTGA
- the arfB gene encoding alternative ribosome rescue aminoacyl-tRNA hydrolase ArfB, with translation MITISQRVVIQEQEIEWQFIRSSGAGGQNVNKVSTCAQLIFDIRVSSLPDFYKERLLAKSDHRISQSGKIIIKCQDSRSQEANRQTALAQFIELVRSVNVVQKKRIPTKASRSSQKKRVDSKKQRGATKAMRGKVGV, from the coding sequence ATGATCACAATATCGCAAAGGGTTGTCATTCAGGAGCAGGAAATCGAGTGGCAATTTATCCGCTCCAGCGGCGCCGGGGGCCAGAATGTCAACAAGGTGTCCACCTGTGCCCAGCTGATCTTCGATATCCGCGTCTCATCCCTGCCCGACTTTTACAAGGAGCGCCTGCTGGCCAAAAGCGATCACCGCATCAGCCAGAGCGGCAAGATCATTATCAAGTGCCAGGACAGTCGCAGTCAGGAGGCCAATCGCCAGACCGCGCTGGCGCAATTTATCGAACTGGTGCGTTCGGTCAATGTGGTGCAGAAAAAACGTATTCCCACCAAGGCCAGCCGCTCCAGCCAGAAAAAGCGGGTCGACAGCAAGAAGCAACGCGGTGCCACCAAGGCGATGCGGGGCAAGGTCGGGGTTTAG
- a CDS encoding phosphatase domain-containing putative toxin produces the protein MLSLPGCGSLPENSAYVAPQVRPAQWAQPLASPVLPEERLEGLDNCFRIDARLIRCAQPSRADFAVLAEQGVSRVLNLRQYHDDGRLTRDARLSLKRMPMNAAEVTPAQLREAVAYISATNEQTLVHCWHGSDRTGAVVAAYRILEQGWSKADAITEFIHGGYGFHPIYWNLVLSLEQL, from the coding sequence ATGCTGTCCTTGCCCGGCTGCGGCAGTCTGCCGGAAAACTCTGCCTATGTTGCGCCGCAGGTGCGCCCCGCTCAATGGGCCCAGCCTTTGGCTTCCCCGGTACTGCCCGAGGAAAGACTGGAAGGGCTCGACAATTGTTTTCGCATCGATGCCCGCCTTATTCGCTGCGCCCAGCCGTCCAGAGCGGATTTTGCCGTGCTGGCGGAGCAGGGGGTGAGCCGGGTGCTCAACCTGCGCCAGTACCATGATGACGGCCGGCTAACCCGGGATGCACGTCTCAGCCTGAAACGTATGCCCATGAATGCCGCCGAGGTGACACCGGCGCAGCTGCGCGAGGCGGTAGCCTATATCTCAGCCACCAATGAGCAGACGTTGGTGCATTGCTGGCATGGTTCGGATCGCACCGGCGCCGTGGTGGCGGCCTACCGGATCCTGGAGCAGGGCTGGTCCAAGGCCGACGCTATCACAGAGTTTATTCACGGCGGCTACGGCTTTCATCCCATCTATTGGAATCTGGTACTCAGTCTGGAACAGCTTTGA
- a CDS encoding LVIVD repeat-containing protein encodes MDVDFKHRIAPLLALALILLPGCNSTPRQVKPAVQSQQPQIVRVRDIGSQLPTATAKLSKLTSDGLIYPGELLAIEGNIPADAQIQIDGQVMPKLQQLGKAVLIRVPAELAAGQAHRLSVSNAQGVAQWEFFSRHYIIATDTDANRLQFMRTDPKAKGLIEMDSAYDMTLELKRAMFTQISPSHAYLYAFGIDGRERAANDTGKQYHVLLQIIDLTAPGQPALLKEIPLELQSQPTAVARNGQQMILLGAKDLAILDVSDELAPKVISRMSLPGDRGNEMYLDVLFLQDGRRAAVLEAINNQVLLLDTENPQQPRELSRLQLFKDATVPLLVDLERDPRDPNRFWALAGANLRVVSTKAKDLYHNLFGDDDTTASEAIPEMLQLLSINNDRLEPGQSITLPDNFVPFYAAAGEDNRLYVSGINGELLDFHDLSLDSTLIKQLFGGLLGTVQFGRILAVDTKTSQVSNHAKGLGLYYHLTYNDDLGPVFALYKLSGKIFAPFVKVKWGVGVNSRGTFAIREGSATSIFPPYSVGHVSIQ; translated from the coding sequence ATGGACGTAGATTTCAAGCACCGAATCGCCCCCCTGCTGGCATTGGCGTTAATACTGCTGCCCGGCTGCAATTCAACCCCGCGTCAGGTCAAGCCCGCAGTCCAAAGTCAGCAACCCCAGATAGTCAGGGTGCGCGATATCGGCAGCCAATTACCGACAGCCACAGCCAAACTCAGCAAACTCACAAGCGATGGCCTGATTTACCCGGGCGAGCTGCTGGCCATCGAAGGAAATATTCCGGCCGATGCACAAATCCAGATAGACGGCCAAGTGATGCCCAAGTTGCAGCAACTGGGTAAGGCCGTGCTGATAAGGGTGCCGGCGGAGTTGGCAGCGGGCCAAGCGCACCGTTTAAGTGTCAGCAATGCCCAAGGCGTGGCCCAGTGGGAATTCTTTAGCCGCCATTACATCATTGCGACGGACACAGATGCCAATCGGCTGCAATTTATGCGCACCGATCCCAAGGCCAAGGGCCTTATCGAAATGGATTCCGCCTATGATATGACCCTGGAGCTGAAGCGGGCCATGTTTACCCAGATCTCTCCCAGCCATGCCTATCTGTATGCGTTCGGGATCGACGGCAGAGAGCGCGCCGCCAACGACACCGGTAAGCAATACCATGTGTTGCTGCAGATAATCGACCTGACAGCACCGGGCCAGCCCGCCCTGTTGAAGGAAATCCCGCTGGAGTTACAGTCACAGCCCACGGCCGTGGCCCGTAATGGTCAGCAGATGATACTGCTGGGTGCCAAGGATCTGGCCATACTGGATGTGAGTGATGAGCTTGCCCCCAAGGTCATCAGCCGCATGTCGCTGCCAGGCGACAGGGGCAATGAAATGTATCTCGATGTGCTGTTCCTGCAAGACGGCCGCCGCGCCGCTGTGCTGGAGGCCATCAATAACCAGGTGTTGCTGCTCGATACCGAAAATCCACAGCAGCCAAGGGAACTTAGCCGACTGCAGCTGTTTAAAGATGCCACAGTGCCGCTGTTGGTGGACCTTGAGCGGGATCCCCGGGATCCCAACCGCTTTTGGGCCTTGGCAGGAGCCAATCTCAGGGTCGTCAGCACCAAGGCCAAGGATTTGTATCACAACCTGTTTGGCGACGACGACACAACAGCCAGCGAAGCGATTCCCGAAATGCTGCAGCTCTTAAGCATCAACAACGACAGACTGGAGCCGGGGCAAAGCATCACACTGCCGGACAATTTTGTGCCCTTTTATGCCGCAGCGGGTGAAGACAACCGCCTCTATGTGTCCGGTATCAACGGCGAGTTGCTGGACTTCCACGATCTGAGCCTCGACAGCACCCTGATAAAACAACTGTTTGGCGGCCTGCTGGGAACAGTGCAGTTCGGCCGGATATTGGCGGTGGACACAAAGACCTCACAGGTGAGCAATCACGCCAAGGGCCTGGGACTCTACTACCACCTGACCTATAACGACGATCTTGGCCCGGTGTTCGCCCTGTATAAGCTGTCGGGCAAGATCTTTGCCCCCTTTGTCAAAGTGAAATGGGGTGTGGGCGTTAACAGTCGCGGGACCTTTGCCATACGCGAAGGCAGCGCCACCAGCATATTCCCGCCTTATTCCGTGGGCCATGTCAGCATTCAATGA
- the aroQ gene encoding type II 3-dehydroquinate dehydratase — protein MPSSPEPKILLINGPNLNLLGKREPGIYGSLTLAEIVSGLEVEAKAAGVQLQHIQANAEHLLIEAIHASDADMIIINPAAFTHSSVALRDALLGVGIPFIEVHLSNIHAREPFRHHSYFSDKAVGVILGLGPQGYSLALQAAVARIKAGN, from the coding sequence ATGCCTTCGTCACCCGAGCCCAAAATCCTGCTTATCAACGGCCCCAACCTTAATTTGCTTGGCAAACGGGAACCCGGGATCTATGGCAGCCTGACCCTGGCGGAAATTGTCAGCGGACTGGAGGTCGAGGCCAAGGCTGCCGGTGTGCAATTGCAGCATATCCAGGCCAATGCCGAGCACCTGTTGATTGAGGCTATCCATGCCAGCGACGCCGATATGATCATTATCAACCCCGCCGCCTTTACCCACAGCAGCGTGGCGCTGCGGGACGCCCTTCTGGGTGTCGGTATCCCCTTTATTGAAGTGCACCTGTCCAATATTCATGCCCGCGAGCCCTTCAGGCACCACTCCTATTTTTCCGATAAGGCGGTGGGAGTGATTTTGGGCCTTGGGCCCCAGGGTTATTCACTGGCCCTACAGGCGGCCGTCGCCCGCATCAAGGCGGGGAACTGA
- the accB gene encoding acetyl-CoA carboxylase biotin carboxyl carrier protein, protein MDIRKIKKLIEMVTEAGIQELEVKEGETSVRIVRQGNQGTAAIPAAQQPAPKTPQPSDGRQRVLSPMVGTFYRGPSPEAKPFVELGTQVSRGDTLAVIEAMKMLNQIAADCDGIVSAILVDNGATVEFDQPLFILEPLRE, encoded by the coding sequence ATGGATATCCGCAAGATCAAAAAACTCATCGAGATGGTCACCGAAGCGGGCATTCAGGAGCTGGAGGTTAAAGAGGGTGAAACTTCGGTGCGCATAGTGCGCCAGGGCAACCAAGGCACCGCTGCTATTCCGGCAGCACAGCAACCGGCTCCCAAGACGCCCCAACCGAGCGACGGACGGCAGCGGGTACTGTCCCCCATGGTCGGCACCTTTTACCGGGGCCCCAGCCCGGAGGCCAAACCCTTTGTGGAGCTGGGCACCCAGGTGAGCCGTGGCGATACCCTGGCCGTGATTGAAGCCATGAAGATGCTGAACCAGATTGCCGCCGACTGTGATGGCATAGTCAGCGCCATCCTGGTGGACAATGGCGCCACTGTGGAATTCGATCAGCCCCTGTTTATCCTGGAGCCCTTGCGGGAATAG
- a CDS encoding acetyl-CoA carboxylase biotin carboxylase subunit yields MAQFRRVLVANRGEIAVRIIRACRQLGLETLAVFSSADRHSLHVQLADSALCIGPPAAKDSYLNIPALLTAARLGGADAVHPGYGFLAESPAFAEAVCRSGLTFIGPDAAVMARLGDKLSARQTMAGLGLPLIPGSDGAITSMEQAKHLAQKLGYPLIIKASAGGGGRGMKVVSGPTELEQALALTRAEAKASFGNDSLYLERYLTTPRHIEFQLLCDGKAALCLGSRDCSAQRRHQKLIEEAPAPGLDAAESARISALCEQACVELGYCGVATFEFLYQDGRFFFIEVNTRIQVEHTVTEMVTGIDLLAWQLKLARGEPLPPRSVLKPSGHAIECRINAEDPLRQLPGTGTVTGLRLPGGPGIRWDSHLYPGYEIPCQYDSLVGKLIAWGEDRPQALRRLQQALAELDIKGIHNNITLQRRLLVSPELAQQMPDIHFVERLLETQ; encoded by the coding sequence ATGGCCCAATTCCGGCGGGTACTGGTGGCCAACCGTGGTGAAATCGCGGTTCGCATCATCCGCGCCTGCCGCCAGTTGGGGTTGGAAACCCTGGCGGTTTTTTCCAGCGCCGATCGCCACAGCCTGCACGTACAACTTGCCGATAGTGCCCTTTGTATCGGCCCCCCGGCCGCCAAAGACAGCTACCTCAATATCCCCGCCCTGCTGACCGCCGCCCGCCTTGGTGGTGCAGATGCGGTGCACCCGGGCTATGGCTTCCTGGCCGAGAGTCCCGCATTTGCCGAGGCCGTGTGCCGTTCGGGCCTGACCTTTATTGGCCCGGATGCGGCCGTGATGGCACGGCTCGGCGACAAACTCAGCGCCCGCCAGACCATGGCCGGGCTGGGTTTGCCACTGATCCCCGGCTCGGACGGTGCTATCACCTCAATGGAACAGGCAAAGCACCTGGCGCAGAAACTGGGTTATCCGCTGATCATCAAGGCCAGTGCCGGTGGAGGTGGCCGCGGCATGAAAGTCGTATCCGGGCCGACCGAGCTGGAGCAGGCGCTGGCACTCACCCGTGCCGAGGCCAAGGCCAGTTTCGGCAACGACAGCCTGTACCTGGAACGCTACCTGACCACACCCCGCCACATCGAATTTCAATTGCTGTGCGATGGCAAGGCCGCACTGTGCCTGGGCAGCCGCGACTGCTCGGCCCAGCGGCGCCATCAAAAGCTGATCGAAGAGGCTCCGGCACCGGGGCTGGATGCCGCAGAAAGCGCCCGTATTTCGGCACTGTGCGAACAGGCCTGCGTGGAGCTCGGCTATTGCGGCGTGGCAACCTTCGAATTTCTGTACCAGGACGGGCGGTTCTTTTTTATCGAAGTGAATACCCGCATCCAGGTGGAGCACACTGTCACCGAGATGGTAACCGGAATCGATTTGCTGGCCTGGCAACTCAAGCTCGCCCGCGGCGAACCGCTGCCACCGCGCTCGGTGCTGAAGCCCAGCGGCCATGCCATAGAGTGTCGCATCAATGCCGAAGATCCGCTGCGGCAATTGCCGGGCACAGGCACTGTGACCGGACTTCGCCTTCCCGGCGGCCCCGGCATCCGCTGGGATTCACACCTGTATCCCGGTTATGAAATCCCCTGCCAATACGACTCCCTGGTGGGCAAACTTATCGCCTGGGGCGAGGACCGTCCCCAGGCATTACGCCGACTGCAACAGGCGCTGGCGGAGCTGGACATCAAAGGCATTCACAACAACATCACTTTGCAGCGGCGCTTGTTGGTAAGCCCTGAGCTGGCGCAGCAGATGCCGGACATTCATTTTGTCGAGCGCCTGCTAGAAACCCAGTAA
- a CDS encoding MJ1255/VC2487 family glycosyltransferase, translating into MKILYGVQGTGNGHLSRARVMAKALANSDIEVDFLFSGRKREQFFDMQAFGDFQVKQGLTFVTHAGSISVPRTLKHNLPPRFWGEIRELDLSGYDLVLNDFEPVSAWAARRQKVPSIGISHQAALRFPVPKVGNTWWNEMLLNYFAPADVALGCHWHHFGFPILPPFVDVDRVQAEHSHDILVYLPFEAPADIVALLAPFDGYRFLVYHAAAPAQTPPEHIVWHGFNREGFRADMAQCGGVIGNAGFELASEALTLGKKLLVKPLIGQFEQLSNVAALQLLGAAHSMMHLSQDALRHWLKAPQPRPVAYPGVGDALVEWLKGGNWHDSRSLCDGLWAQVDLPETWR; encoded by the coding sequence ATGAAAATACTCTACGGGGTTCAGGGCACAGGTAATGGTCATTTAAGCCGCGCCCGGGTGATGGCCAAGGCGTTGGCCAACAGCGATATCGAAGTGGATTTCCTGTTCAGCGGCCGTAAACGGGAGCAGTTCTTCGATATGCAGGCCTTTGGTGATTTTCAGGTCAAACAGGGGCTCACCTTTGTGACCCATGCCGGCAGCATCAGCGTGCCCAGGACCCTTAAGCACAATCTGCCCCCCAGGTTCTGGGGAGAAATCCGCGAGCTGGATCTCTCGGGTTACGATCTGGTGCTCAACGATTTTGAGCCCGTCAGCGCCTGGGCGGCGAGGCGGCAGAAGGTGCCGTCCATAGGGATCAGTCACCAGGCTGCGCTGCGTTTTCCGGTTCCCAAGGTGGGCAATACCTGGTGGAACGAAATGCTGCTCAACTACTTCGCCCCCGCCGACGTGGCTTTGGGATGCCATTGGCATCACTTCGGTTTTCCGATCCTGCCGCCCTTTGTCGATGTGGACCGGGTCCAGGCCGAGCACAGCCATGACATCCTGGTGTACCTGCCCTTTGAAGCGCCCGCGGACATAGTGGCGCTGCTGGCACCTTTCGATGGCTACCGTTTTCTGGTGTATCACGCCGCAGCACCGGCACAGACGCCGCCGGAACACATAGTCTGGCATGGCTTTAACCGCGAGGGATTCAGGGCGGACATGGCCCAATGTGGCGGCGTAATAGGCAATGCCGGGTTCGAGCTGGCCAGCGAAGCCCTGACCCTCGGCAAAAAGCTGCTGGTGAAACCGCTGATTGGCCAGTTTGAACAGTTGTCCAATGTGGCTGCGCTGCAACTCCTGGGGGCAGCCCACAGCATGATGCACCTCAGTCAGGATGCACTGCGCCACTGGCTCAAGGCGCCCCAGCCCAGACCCGTGGCCTATCCCGGAGTGGGTGATGCGCTGGTGGAATGGCTCAAGGGTGGCAATTGGCATGACAGCCGCAGCCTTTGCGATGGGCTGTGGGCTCAGGTGGACTTACCGGAAACCTGGCGCTGA
- a CDS encoding phosphatase PAP2 family protein codes for MKDKIAELDKRGYRLIVDISREHGLEPLALRISASGDGPLYLYLFVGLLLTHSQGQSLFNLALVAFLIELPLYLLLKHSIRRTRPCHLAIGGHCRFEPSDKFSLPSGHTAAAFVMAASVQHIYPQLAAPAFLWALAVGLSRIALGVHFPLDIGAGALLGLGSVLLASHYI; via the coding sequence GTGAAAGACAAGATTGCCGAACTGGACAAACGTGGTTATCGCCTGATAGTCGACATTAGCCGGGAGCATGGCTTGGAGCCGCTGGCCCTGCGTATTTCGGCCTCGGGTGACGGACCTCTCTATCTGTACCTGTTTGTGGGCCTGCTGCTAACCCACAGTCAGGGCCAAAGCCTGTTCAACCTGGCCCTGGTGGCCTTTCTCATCGAGTTACCCCTGTACCTGCTGCTCAAACACAGCATCCGCCGCACCCGGCCCTGCCATCTGGCCATAGGCGGGCATTGCCGTTTCGAACCTTCGGATAAGTTCAGTCTGCCTTCGGGCCATACCGCTGCCGCTTTCGTGATGGCGGCCTCGGTGCAGCACATTTACCCGCAACTGGCGGCGCCGGCCTTCCTTTGGGCCCTGGCCGTGGGGTTGTCGCGCATTGCCCTCGGCGTGCATTTCCCACTGGATATCGGCGCCGGCGCCCTCTTGGGGCTGGGGTCTGTACTGCTGGCAAGTCATTACATCTAG
- a CDS encoding YgjV family protein has product MEALNLIEIIGYAASVMVAISLMMKDIIWLRWLNFVGCSLFVVYGVAITAWPVAGMNAFVACINIYHLIKIYRNKPQVAVAA; this is encoded by the coding sequence ATGGAAGCTCTGAATCTGATTGAAATTATAGGCTATGCCGCCTCAGTCATGGTGGCTATTTCGCTGATGATGAAAGATATCATCTGGCTGCGATGGCTTAACTTTGTCGGCTGTAGCCTGTTCGTGGTCTATGGCGTTGCCATCACCGCCTGGCCGGTGGCGGGCATGAATGCCTTTGTTGCCTGCATCAATATCTACCACCTGATCAAAATCTACCGCAACAAGCCCCAGGTTGCCGTCGCGGCCTGA